The DNA region CGCCAAAGGATCGGGCATGGGCAGGTCCATCGCCGCCAGATCGTCGGCCAGTAGCGGCAGGCGTGGGGCTTCGGGACGGGCGGCCGTTTCCAATGCGCCCAGGGCGCGGGCATGGGCGGTCAGAAAAATGCCGTAGTCCGCAGCCGAATTCGAGCGCGAAGCCGCTATAGACGGCATCGACCCGTTGATGGCTTTCCCTCGTCGCGTCGCGCAGAGCGTGGCGAGCAGTATCGGCATTGAAAGTTCGCGTCACCCGGCAGTCCTATAGTGATTGTTACGGCATTGCATTGATCTGGATCAGCTTTCTGCCGCATTATCTCGGTTTGCCGCCCAACCGTTGCGTGTAGCCTAGCGGGGCGATTCTTTCAAATAGCTGTCTGTCGGGTTCAGCATCACGACATCGCGCCTGTCATAGAACAGGATGATCAGGGGGCGATGTGTCCCCGGCCATGGAAGGTCAAAACGATGTTGAGGAAGATGATGCTGGCGGGCCTGATGGCCGCGACGCTGCTGAGCGGTGTCGCCCCGGCCTATGCGCAGACTAGCCAGGAGCAACGCGGCGATCGCGGTGGTGATCGTGACCGCGGTGGCGATCGTGGTGATCGTGGCGGGCGGCCCGACGGCGGCGCGCCACGCGGCGACGGGCCGGGTCGTCCTGACCGGGGTCAGGGCTGGCAGCAGCGCGGTCCGGACCGGCCAGCGCCCCAGATGGGCGCACGACCGGACGCGCGTCCCGACAACCGCCCCGATCAGCGACCCGATGGACGCCCCAACCCGCAATGGCGCAACGACCAGAACCGCCCCGGTCCTTCCCAGCCCGTTGCCCCAAGGCCCGACAACCGCCTGGGCCAGCGCGACGATCGTGCGCAAAACTGGCAGGGTCGCGGCAACGGCCAGCCCGATTGGCGCAATGACGGCCGCAACGATCGCCCGGATTGGCGCAACAATCCGCGCGACAGCCGCCCGCCCAACTGGTCGAACCGGGGCGATGATCGCCGGAACGACGGGCGCGGCGACCCGCGCTGGAACGGCAATGCCGGTCGGCCCGGTGGCGGCAACTGGAATGACGGCCGCCGCTTCGACGATCGTACGCGGTGGAGCCAGCAACGGCGCTGGGACAATGGCTGGCGGCAGGACCGCCGCTATGACTGGAACAGCTATCGCAACCGCTATGGCGATCGGTATCGCATGGGCCGGTACAACGCCCCGCGCGGCTGGGACTATGGCTATCGCCGCTTTTCCGTCGGGATCGTGCTGAACCGGCTGCTCTATTCCAACAGCTACTGGCTGGACGATCCCTATAGCTACCGCCTGCCGCCTGCCTACGGCACGCTGCGCTGGGTCCGCTATTATGATGACGCGATGCTGGTGGACATTCGCGACGGCTATGTCGTCGACGTGATCCACGACTTCTTCTGGTAAGACCGACTTCCTGGACGGCCTTCAGGAACCCCTGGCCCCGAAGCGGCAACGCTTCGGGGTCTTTTCATGGCGGGCGCGGCTGTGGCAAGGGTGGGGCCATGACGGACAAATTGGATGATGGCGGCACGGCGTCGCCGCTGCGGGCCGAAATCGGAGCAGAGGTGCGCAAGCGGCTGGACCGCAATCCGATGGTGCATCGCATCGCCGAATTGCCGCATCTGGAAATCTATGGCCGACAGGACTTCCTGAGCGCGGAGGCATGTGCGGGGCTGCGCGCGCTGATCGATGCCGACGCCAAGCCGTCGACGCTGTTTTCGGGCAGCGCCAATGCCGATTATCGCACCAGCCATAGCTGCAACCTCAATCCCTGGAACGATCTGGTCATGGGGGTCAGCGACCGGATCTGCGCGCTCACCGGTCTGCCCGCCCGCCATGGCGAGACGTTGCAGGGGCAGCGCTATGCGCCCGGCCAGCAATATAAGGTCCATTGCGACTATTTCCCCGTCACCGCCGATTATTGGCAGCAGATGCGCACGACCGGCGGGCAGCGCAGCTGGACCGCGATGATCTATCTGTCGTCGGTCGAAGCGGGCGGTGAGACGCATTTCCCGCAATGCGAATTCATGGTGCCGCCGGTGGAAGGCATGATCCTGATCTGGAACAATATGGACCGCGACGGCGCACCCAATCGCTTCAGCCTGCACGCCGCGCGACCGGTGGAGCAGGGCACCAAATATGTCGTGACCAAATGGTTTCGCGAACGCCCCTGGGGGTGATGCGCACCTGTTACACTTTGCGACATAAATGACTGGAATCTGACAGAATCATTTTCGGCCCGTTCAGTTGCGGCGGCCCATATCTCCTGTTGTCGGCGGCGGAACCGGGTTTCGTCCAAATGGTTCAGCCGCCACGAAATATGGGAGATATGTCATGCGTAAACTGATCATCCTGGGCCTTCTGGCCGCCACCGTCGTCCCAAGCGTCGCCTCGGCCCAATCCTATGGCGAAGTCCGCCGCAGCGAACAGAATCTGCGTCAGGAACAGCGCGACCTGCGTCAGGCGCAGCGTTATGGCGACCGTCGCGATGTGCGCGAACAGCGCCGCGACGTGCGGGAGGCCCGCCGTGAAGTGCGTGAAGACTGGCGCGATTATCGCCGCACCCATCGCGACGTCTATCGTGGCGGCAACTGGCGCGCGCCGTTCCGTTATACCCAGTGGAATGCCGGCGCGCAGCTTCGCCCCAACTATTATGCGTCGCGCTATTATATCGCCGACACCAACCGTTATCGCCTGCCCCGTCCCGGCGCGAACCAGCAGTGGGTGCGCCATTATAACGACGTGCTGCTGGTCAATGTCCGCACCGGTCGCGTGATCACGGCGCATCGCGGCTTCTTCTGGTAAGACGCTGCCCCTGATGGAGAAAAACCAGCCTCGGACGATGTCCGGGGCTGGTTTCCTGTCCCCCGCCTTGGCCGCGCAGCCCGTTTCCGGGCATACGCGGCCGATAAGCGCGCAAGGCGCTCACCAGTCCGAAAGGGGGGTGGACCGCAGCGGCAAACGTCCGATGGGGCGCAATGTTCCCCTTGTCCTTATCAGGCGGTCAGGCCGCCAAAGCCTCGGCAATCAGTTTTCGGCTGTTTTCGACTCCATAGAGGGCGATGAAGCTGCCCATGCGCGGCCCTTGGTCAGCGCCCAGAAGCGTCTGGTACAGCGCCTTGAACCAGTCGCGCAGTTCCGCGAAACCGAACGCCTCATCCTTGCCTATGGCATAGACGATATTTTGGATATCCTCCGCCGAAGCGCCATCCGGGAGCGCAGCGAGTTCGGTGTCCAACTGGCGCAGAGCGGCGGCTTCGTTTGCGTCAGGCGCACGGCGTTGCAGCGTCGGCGCAACGAAATCGCGATGATAGGCCAGCGCATGGCCGATCAGCGCATCGAGTTCGGGATAGGTGTCCGCGCTGGCGCCGGGCACATAATTTTGCAGATAGCTCCACACCTGGTCGCGGCTGGCGTCGCCCATCACGCCGACGAGGTTCAGCAACAGGCCGAAGGTCACCGGCAATTCGCCCTGCGGTAATTTGCCGTCATGGATATGATGGACCGGATTGCCCAGCTGCTGTTCGATCGCCTGCTTGGCGTAATTGCCGCGAAACTGCCAATATTCGTCCACCGCGCGGGGGATGACGCCCATGTGCAGTTGCTTGGCCTTTTTCGGTTCGCGATAGGCGTAGAAAGCCAGGCTCTCCTGCGGCCCATAGGTCAGCCACTGCTCCAGGCTAAGGCCGTTGCCCTTGGACTTGGAGATTTTCTCCCCTTTTTCGTCCAGGAACATCTCGTAATTGAAGCCTTCGGGCGGGCGGCCGCCCAGCGCGCGACAGATTTTGGACGATTGGGTGACCGAATTGATCAGATCCTTGCCCGCCATTTCATAATCGACGCCCAGCGCATACCAGCGCATCGCCCAGTCGACCTTCCATTGCAGCTTGGCCGCGCCGCCCAGGATCGATTGTTCGACCGTCTCGCCCTCATCTTCGAACCGCACGATGCCCGCTTCGGCGTCGATCACCTCGACCGGCACCTGCAGCACGATGCCGCTTTTAGGGCTGATCGGCAGCACCGGCGAATAGGTCGCCTGCCGTTCCTTGCGCAGGGTCGGCAGCATGATGTCCATGATCGCCTGATAACGGCGCAGCACCTGCCGCAGCGCGTCGTCGAAGGCGCCCGCCTGATATTGCTCGGTCGCGGAGACGAATTCATAGTCGAAGCCGAAACTGTCGAGAAAGTCGCGCAGCATCGCATTATTATGATGCGCGAAGCTTTCGAACTTTTCGAACGGATCGGGCACCTGCGTCAGCGGCTTGCCCAGATATTGGCTGAGCATCGCCTGGTTCGGCACATTGTCGGGCACCTTGCGGAAGCCGTCCAGATCGTCGCTGAACGCCACCAGCCGCGTCGGGATATCCGACAGCGCATGGAAGGCGTTGCGGACCATGGTGGTGCGCAGCACTTCGTTGAAGGTGCCGATATGCGGCAGGCCCGATGGACCATAGCCGGTTTCGAACAGGATATGCCCTTTCTCCGGCGCACCGCTGGCATAGCGTTTCAGCAGCTTGCGGGCCTCTTCATAGGGCCAGGCCTTGGATGCGGTCGCAGCCGTGCGGAGAATATCGGACATTGTCATGATTCACGCCCCCTAAACCCTGCTAAAGCGAAAGAAAATGCTATTCGCGCGTAAAAGCGTTTTGACAATCGTTCGCAAGTTTAGATTTCATTAACTCTGCGTCACGATAATGGGCAACAGGAGGCCATATGCAGATTCAGCGCAGCCGCGAGCGCATCGCCGTGGACATCCCCATCGTCGTAACGACCGTGCTGGATAGTCTGGAAGGCGTCATCATCGACCTGAGCGAAGGCGGCGCGCAGGTTGTGGGCTGCACTTTGCCTGCACGATCGCAATGCCAGATCGACCTGGACGGCTATATCGTCTTCGGCACGGTCCGCTGGTCCGAAGAGGATCGCATGGGCATCCGCTTCCCCTATGAATTGAGCGACGGGCCTTTGTACCAGCGGCTGGA from Sphingobium sp. HWE2-09 includes:
- a CDS encoding RcnB family protein → MRKLIILGLLAATVVPSVASAQSYGEVRRSEQNLRQEQRDLRQAQRYGDRRDVREQRRDVREARREVREDWRDYRRTHRDVYRGGNWRAPFRYTQWNAGAQLRPNYYASRYYIADTNRYRLPRPGANQQWVRHYNDVLLVNVRTGRVITAHRGFFW
- a CDS encoding PilZ domain-containing protein, giving the protein MQIQRSRERIAVDIPIVVTTVLDSLEGVIIDLSEGGAQVVGCTLPARSQCQIDLDGYIVFGTVRWSEEDRMGIRFPYELSDGPLYQRLEMARAALRVPVAFQPRVQNGLVVAPFGGGGFGRRLG
- a CDS encoding RcnB family protein, with amino-acid sequence MLRKMMLAGLMAATLLSGVAPAYAQTSQEQRGDRGGDRDRGGDRGDRGGRPDGGAPRGDGPGRPDRGQGWQQRGPDRPAPQMGARPDARPDNRPDQRPDGRPNPQWRNDQNRPGPSQPVAPRPDNRLGQRDDRAQNWQGRGNGQPDWRNDGRNDRPDWRNNPRDSRPPNWSNRGDDRRNDGRGDPRWNGNAGRPGGGNWNDGRRFDDRTRWSQQRRWDNGWRQDRRYDWNSYRNRYGDRYRMGRYNAPRGWDYGYRRFSVGIVLNRLLYSNSYWLDDPYSYRLPPAYGTLRWVRYYDDAMLVDIRDGYVVDVIHDFFW
- a CDS encoding prolyl hydroxylase family protein, which gives rise to MTDKLDDGGTASPLRAEIGAEVRKRLDRNPMVHRIAELPHLEIYGRQDFLSAEACAGLRALIDADAKPSTLFSGSANADYRTSHSCNLNPWNDLVMGVSDRICALTGLPARHGETLQGQRYAPGQQYKVHCDYFPVTADYWQQMRTTGGQRSWTAMIYLSSVEAGGETHFPQCEFMVPPVEGMILIWNNMDRDGAPNRFSLHAARPVEQGTKYVVTKWFRERPWG
- a CDS encoding lysine--tRNA ligase; translated protein: MTMSDILRTAATASKAWPYEEARKLLKRYASGAPEKGHILFETGYGPSGLPHIGTFNEVLRTTMVRNAFHALSDIPTRLVAFSDDLDGFRKVPDNVPNQAMLSQYLGKPLTQVPDPFEKFESFAHHNNAMLRDFLDSFGFDYEFVSATEQYQAGAFDDALRQVLRRYQAIMDIMLPTLRKERQATYSPVLPISPKSGIVLQVPVEVIDAEAGIVRFEDEGETVEQSILGGAAKLQWKVDWAMRWYALGVDYEMAGKDLINSVTQSSKICRALGGRPPEGFNYEMFLDEKGEKISKSKGNGLSLEQWLTYGPQESLAFYAYREPKKAKQLHMGVIPRAVDEYWQFRGNYAKQAIEQQLGNPVHHIHDGKLPQGELPVTFGLLLNLVGVMGDASRDQVWSYLQNYVPGASADTYPELDALIGHALAYHRDFVAPTLQRRAPDANEAAALRQLDTELAALPDGASAEDIQNIVYAIGKDEAFGFAELRDWFKALYQTLLGADQGPRMGSFIALYGVENSRKLIAEALAA